The Methanolacinia petrolearia DSM 11571 genome has a segment encoding these proteins:
- a CDS encoding ABC transporter permease subunit has translation MDFKRIILIGYKEFQDHVTSRKFLALLFLMLTITGIYVFKNIDSYFEDLAKYNEFLGYSLFGLPKPINVFDGIRSGVAGSSIFGSIIAIALGFDLITKERETGSIKAILSVPVYRDEVINGKALGGIMAIILAVTIVFVLTLGIMLIYSIVPGLDELGFIFVFWLVTILYLSGIFVMSIMVSAFSKTSGISFIYSLLLLLILTNVIFSTGSFAVDVIMGPVPSINSDDSADYYQKSTELTNIVYYLSIKTNYHKTATALTTPKQTLFLTEYDGETEFDSGRDPTLPDMLGRIWGYILFLIAYPIAFFGIAYVKFMRMDLR, from the coding sequence ATGGATTTTAAAAGAATTATTCTGATAGGATACAAGGAATTTCAGGATCATGTCACAAGCAGGAAATTTCTTGCTCTTTTATTCTTAATGCTGACGATAACCGGGATCTATGTATTCAAAAACATTGACAGTTATTTTGAAGATCTTGCAAAATACAACGAATTCCTTGGATATTCATTATTCGGCCTCCCAAAGCCGATAAATGTCTTTGACGGTATCAGGTCAGGAGTTGCAGGCAGTTCCATATTCGGATCGATAATTGCTATCGCTTTAGGATTTGATCTTATAACAAAAGAGAGAGAAACCGGATCGATCAAGGCTATACTCTCTGTTCCGGTTTACAGGGACGAGGTAATAAACGGCAAGGCGCTCGGAGGGATTATGGCAATAATCCTTGCAGTAACAATCGTCTTCGTGCTTACTCTTGGAATTATGTTAATATACAGTATTGTACCGGGCCTTGATGAACTGGGTTTCATATTTGTATTCTGGCTGGTAACGATCCTCTACCTGTCCGGGATCTTTGTGATGTCGATTATGGTTTCTGCTTTTTCAAAGACTAGCGGGATCTCTTTTATTTATTCACTGTTACTGCTTCTCATTTTGACAAACGTCATCTTTTCAACAGGCAGTTTCGCAGTTGATGTAATAATGGGGCCGGTACCTTCCATAAATTCGGACGATTCAGCTGATTACTACCAAAAATCCACAGAACTCACAAATATTGTATATTACCTATCTATTAAGACTAATTATCATAAGACCGCAACAGCTTTGACCACGCCAAAACAGACTCTCTTCTTGACAGAATATGACGGAGAAACAGAATTCGACTCAGGAAGGGATCCCACTCTCCCTGACATGCTGGGAAGAATCTGGGGCTATATCCTCTTTCTGATTGCATATCCCATAGCCTTCTTCGGAATAGCTTACGTGAAATTCATGAGGATGGATCTCCGGTGA
- a CDS encoding DUF2193 domain-containing protein — protein MKLYKKIIDEAMGAQRADLSVLQRKRGQKFEVKDGKPYVDAVNKMKAGEGQSEAVIDLHVKSVNAHYDTLTSLTNYVRPEDDPFVEHYQTPAILEILYDLDESFRKSVDKFIEEIAKSEALIGLESARRYAGFYGPTCVVDFALIPGSTSNVVNQILKKTDIPTDHKKAILAAKSWGMNTSYGVGDVFAHDIENGGTLAAAVDKEINELQFIYDEPMAAQVKLMESAGMSSFDPAKYMEEYRRKMEPFVKKAIDDEVHYANIVTVPAYCVGDIAHHIAQSTFNMCKDDMVMGIIEAGTDVMENTLRQNIDKFRGYDQLLALATGSTAAAAEYILELDGFNGPAVVEFLTRRFHNFVQLYPTRGAAAELHNCDFMDMIFRGWNIMDHARKAKAGSDAPLTPKVSGLPIDLSPVDNHDVIQNPQRYVYPACAITVRFAAMMSLADYPCLLTSEPVTATMMTNLIALDKKTAAAPVRACKNCASASCVDFRHQYCQYRDAV, from the coding sequence ATGAAGTTGTATAAAAAAATAATCGATGAAGCGATGGGTGCGCAGCGTGCGGATCTCTCTGTTCTCCAGAGGAAACGCGGGCAGAAGTTTGAGGTGAAGGACGGCAAACCGTATGTGGATGCCGTGAACAAGATGAAGGCCGGTGAGGGTCAGTCGGAGGCTGTTATCGATCTTCACGTCAAGTCGGTAAATGCCCACTATGACACTCTTACGTCCCTCACGAACTATGTCCGGCCGGAGGACGACCCGTTCGTCGAACATTACCAGACACCGGCGATCCTTGAGATCCTCTACGATCTCGACGAGAGCTTCCGGAAAAGTGTGGATAAGTTCATCGAAGAGATCGCAAAATCCGAGGCTTTGATCGGCCTCGAATCGGCGAGGAGGTATGCAGGATTCTACGGTCCGACCTGTGTCGTGGATTTCGCACTCATCCCCGGGAGCACATCCAATGTAGTGAACCAGATCCTGAAAAAGACGGATATCCCGACAGATCACAAGAAAGCAATCCTTGCGGCGAAGTCGTGGGGAATGAATACGTCCTACGGTGTGGGAGACGTATTCGCTCACGATATCGAGAACGGCGGAACTCTTGCCGCAGCGGTTGACAAGGAGATCAACGAGCTCCAGTTCATCTACGACGAACCGATGGCTGCACAGGTCAAACTGATGGAGTCCGCCGGAATGAGCTCGTTCGACCCGGCGAAGTACATGGAGGAGTACAGGCGCAAGATGGAGCCTTTTGTCAAAAAAGCGATCGACGACGAGGTTCATTATGCAAACATCGTGACTGTTCCTGCCTATTGTGTCGGTGATATCGCCCATCATATTGCACAGTCGACCTTCAACATGTGCAAGGACGACATGGTGATGGGAATTATCGAGGCAGGGACCGACGTCATGGAGAATACTCTCCGCCAGAATATCGACAAGTTCAGAGGTTACGATCAGCTCCTCGCTCTTGCGACGGGATCTACCGCCGCTGCGGCCGAATACATCCTCGAACTCGACGGGTTCAACGGTCCTGCGGTCGTGGAATTCCTGACGAGAAGGTTCCATAACTTTGTCCAGCTCTACCCGACGAGGGGCGCGGCTGCGGAACTTCACAACTGCGACTTCATGGATATGATCTTCCGCGGCTGGAACATCATGGATCATGCCAGAAAGGCAAAGGCAGGATCGGATGCACCGCTGACTCCGAAGGTGTCCGGTCTCCCGATCGATTTGTCGCCCGTCGACAATCATGACGTGATCCAGAATCCGCAGAGGTACGTATACCCCGCCTGTGCGATCACGGTCAGGTTTGCGGCCATGATGAGCCTCGCCGACTACCCGTGTCTCCTTACGTCCGAACCGGTAACTGCGACGATGATGACGAACCTCATCGCACTAGACAAAAAGACGGCGGCAGCCCCTGTCCGTGCATGCAAGAACTGTGCCTCGGCCTCTTGCGTCGACTTCAGACACCAGTACTGCCAGTACAGGGACGCGGTTTGA
- a CDS encoding CPBP family intramembrane glutamic endopeptidase, protein MEQISWIFLPDPEDTPGAAARKKVIFFLVLAFALSAVGWVFVTKYTASGDRSGLVLATVFTMWCPGFAGLLTRFYFQRNLKGFGFCIGDYKWQIISFGLPVAVGLLIFGAAWVSGIAGFNSYMASTVFSLAYIPAFVYALGFNIFAAAGEEIGWRGLLVPEMAKFMGFTELALISGVIWTVWHLPLILFSTYNGAGPLWYSVLVFIPSVMGAGLILAWLRLKSGSVLTAILFHGFWNYFIQQFYPSLTVPTPASDMMLGEFGWACPIAYVLLAIVFWHYRSGLPAGIK, encoded by the coding sequence ATGGAACAAATATCCTGGATCTTTCTTCCGGACCCGGAGGATACCCCCGGGGCGGCAGCGAGAAAAAAGGTGATTTTCTTCCTGGTTCTTGCGTTTGCCTTAAGCGCAGTCGGCTGGGTCTTTGTTACAAAATACACAGCTTCCGGAGATCGCTCAGGTCTGGTTCTGGCTACAGTATTCACGATGTGGTGCCCTGGTTTTGCCGGGCTGCTTACCCGTTTTTATTTCCAGAGAAACCTGAAGGGATTCGGATTCTGTATCGGGGATTACAAATGGCAGATCATTTCCTTCGGGCTTCCTGTGGCGGTCGGCCTGCTGATCTTCGGGGCAGCATGGGTTTCCGGCATAGCCGGATTCAACTCTTATATGGCATCGACAGTCTTCAGTCTCGCGTATATCCCGGCCTTTGTTTATGCACTTGGCTTCAATATTTTTGCTGCCGCAGGAGAGGAGATCGGCTGGAGAGGTCTCCTGGTTCCTGAAATGGCGAAGTTCATGGGATTTACCGAACTTGCGCTGATCAGCGGTGTGATATGGACTGTCTGGCATCTTCCCCTGATACTCTTCTCGACTTACAACGGGGCAGGTCCGCTGTGGTATTCGGTTCTCGTATTCATTCCATCCGTCATGGGCGCCGGCCTTATACTTGCATGGCTGAGGCTGAAATCCGGAAGCGTTCTTACGGCGATCCTTTTTCACGGTTTCTGGAACTATTTCATCCAGCAGTTCTATCCTTCGCTCACCGTCCCGACACCTGCGTCTGATATGATGCTGGGTGAATTCGGGTGGGCGTGTCCCATTGCTTACGTGCTGCTGGCGATTGTGTTCTGGCATTACCGCTCAGGTCTTCCGGCCGGAATCAAATGA
- a CDS encoding NEW3 domain-containing protein produces the protein MKKRYYPKRAYALIFITLLFVTVIISPVMAEDSEGQKIKLSCKYPGRIIEAGETVTFDLTIQNIGAPEYSQDFYVDTYKGESDWEFNFYAGDKEIDRLSIPRGDSDTIQLDVKTTGDTPIGTYPLRVRVYDGKIWLYITVDKTHEGENGILKMQVVDEQGECIKGARVSAFEGKDTDATGMVSSMSDGQIRTELPQGTYRLVVEKDGYLQREIDDVVIQSGYTEDLGTILLERKNYGLDIDVKAPVITSSIGENPVYEMTLMNVGKSDDVFSLSSKDMPEGWYATYRENTDSNSEVSEVFINAGEEKDLYLEAIMPYSVTKGEYMFESVISSSDGMEYETDLKATIRGSADLQVFSEKYLYEISKGDQVDIPVKITNNGNGVALTNIRINATVPDGWTVTATPATISSIEPGESSTVILNVIPPSDIAASEYKLTVNVVSDQEEVSDSIRLAVKENSLVGLLGIIMILLVGAGVYYMYRKYERR, from the coding sequence ATGAAAAAAAGATATTACCCGAAAAGGGCGTATGCCCTGATTTTTATAACCCTTCTGTTCGTGACTGTCATAATCAGTCCTGTTATGGCCGAAGATTCGGAAGGCCAGAAGATCAAATTGTCCTGTAAATATCCCGGCAGAATTATTGAGGCCGGTGAGACTGTAACCTTCGATCTCACGATCCAGAACATCGGAGCTCCCGAATATTCGCAAGATTTTTACGTAGATACCTATAAAGGCGAAAGCGACTGGGAATTCAATTTTTATGCCGGAGACAAAGAGATAGACCGGCTTTCGATCCCCAGAGGAGATTCGGATACTATCCAGCTGGATGTTAAAACAACCGGAGACACTCCTATAGGCACCTATCCGCTCAGGGTAAGGGTATATGACGGAAAGATCTGGCTCTATATTACAGTCGACAAAACACATGAAGGCGAAAACGGCATTTTAAAGATGCAGGTCGTTGATGAGCAGGGCGAATGCATAAAGGGTGCACGGGTCTCCGCTTTTGAAGGAAAAGACACAGATGCAACCGGAATGGTTTCTTCGATGTCGGACGGTCAGATCAGAACCGAGCTGCCGCAGGGAACATACAGGCTTGTTGTTGAGAAGGACGGTTACCTGCAGCGGGAGATAGACGATGTCGTTATCCAGAGCGGCTATACCGAGGATCTCGGCACCATACTGCTTGAGAGAAAGAATTACGGCCTCGATATTGATGTCAAGGCACCTGTAATCACATCGTCGATTGGCGAGAACCCGGTTTATGAAATGACACTCATGAATGTCGGAAAAAGTGATGACGTATTCTCTCTCTCTTCAAAAGACATGCCTGAAGGATGGTACGCCACGTACAGGGAGAATACAGACTCAAATAGCGAAGTATCCGAGGTTTTCATAAATGCGGGAGAGGAAAAAGACCTCTATCTTGAAGCCATAATGCCTTATTCGGTTACGAAAGGCGAATATATGTTCGAATCCGTTATCAGCTCATCCGATGGGATGGAGTATGAGACCGATCTTAAGGCGACTATAAGAGGAAGTGCGGATCTTCAGGTCTTCTCTGAAAAATATCTCTATGAGATCTCGAAAGGAGATCAGGTGGATATTCCGGTTAAGATCACAAACAACGGAAACGGAGTCGCCCTTACAAATATACGGATCAATGCAACTGTCCCTGACGGGTGGACGGTTACCGCCACACCGGCAACCATTTCGAGCATCGAACCGGGTGAGAGCTCAACCGTTATATTAAATGTAATACCCCCGTCGGATATTGCAGCGTCGGAGTATAAACTCACGGTTAATGTGGTGTCCGATCAGGAAGAAGTGTCCGACAGCATAAGACTGGCAGTAAAAGAGAACTCCCTTGTCGGTCTATTAGGAATAATTATGATCCTTTTGGTCGGTGCAGGAGTATACTATATGTACAGAAAATATGAACGGCGTTAA
- a CDS encoding DUF2180 family protein — protein sequence MKCYICAEQGKDTEAVAICIVCGMGLCMKHAIREEQEVWEGGYPFPSKKVSKTLPRILCPYCSEAIKGK from the coding sequence ATGAAGTGCTATATCTGCGCCGAACAGGGGAAGGATACCGAAGCGGTCGCGATCTGCATCGTCTGCGGAATGGGGCTTTGCATGAAGCATGCGATCCGCGAGGAGCAGGAGGTCTGGGAGGGAGGTTATCCCTTCCCATCCAAAAAGGTATCAAAGACGCTCCCAAGAATCCTGTGCCCCTACTGCTCTGAAGCGATTAAGGGGAAGTGA
- a CDS encoding winged helix-turn-helix transcriptional regulator, whose product MVSLSKKNVNLIFVLTVLFGIFIAMPAAAWNDDIIETKKGYVVTSGYDHNISEGEVLETQQIDFWENSPQMIIFCLIYDNIPIVGEVFVILLFSAFTGLAYFFGIKLVNRKNVLDNKNRSMIYRKVEEKPGISFTEIVRELGITKTMAKYHLDRLLYYGLITSHSNNGRSGYFRNNDTYSDNEKMLYLLKKNPHDSKIIELVRNSPGITRKEIAGEINLSGPSITWHMERLENSGLIEVVRAGRITRYYIKAGYEILLQNEAKKINGGNLL is encoded by the coding sequence ATGGTTTCTCTCTCAAAAAAAAATGTAAATTTAATATTCGTTTTAACAGTTCTTTTCGGCATATTCATAGCAATGCCAGCGGCTGCATGGAATGACGATATAATTGAAACAAAAAAAGGGTATGTCGTGACATCCGGCTATGATCACAATATTTCCGAGGGAGAAGTGCTTGAAACTCAACAGATTGATTTCTGGGAAAATTCTCCGCAGATGATTATTTTCTGTTTAATCTACGATAATATTCCTATAGTCGGGGAAGTTTTTGTAATCCTGTTGTTTTCCGCATTTACCGGATTAGCCTACTTCTTCGGAATAAAACTTGTCAACAGGAAAAATGTTCTCGACAACAAAAACCGCAGCATGATCTATAGAAAAGTTGAAGAAAAACCAGGAATCAGCTTTACTGAAATAGTGAGAGAACTTGGAATAACGAAGACCATGGCCAAGTATCATCTCGACAGGCTTTTGTATTACGGATTAATTACCTCGCATTCCAATAACGGCAGATCCGGGTATTTCAGGAACAACGACACTTATTCGGACAACGAAAAGATGTTGTATCTCCTAAAGAAAAATCCGCATGACAGTAAGATAATCGAACTTGTCAGGAACAGTCCCGGTATTACAAGAAAAGAGATTGCAGGCGAGATTAACCTGTCCGGCCCGTCGATAACATGGCATATGGAAAGGCTCGAAAACTCCGGTTTGATCGAAGTCGTAAGAGCCGGGAGAATCACCCGGTATTATATTAAAGCCGGTTATGAGATTCTTCTTCAAAATGAAGCAAAAAAGATTAATGGGGGGAATTTATTATGA
- a CDS encoding ABC transporter permease, giving the protein MDLTRLAIISQKELSDHVTSRRFLLILIITCLVLGVAAANGVTDYYNALENYKNGEGGDLFMPSILYVFNKITNSVGLEGLGAIIGIAIGFDLIAGEREGRSLKTILSQPLYRDELINGKAIGGIITLTIITMAGFLTILALFLIISIVPNLEEIFLIGIIWLLTLLYMTTFFSMALMSSVLAKSSSSSALIISLIILFILLYIIPVGGGGLGTYLLGTEPTDMGYESDSQLQEVYEQKKSDVRDFFNMFSIDSVYNEIASPITMPSHYVINQLGFEEYSLNPDIAEGSKKPSLLGIIGDKWIKIIVFIMWPIVFFGIAYVKFMRVDLR; this is encoded by the coding sequence TTGGATCTCACAAGACTCGCGATTATCTCGCAAAAAGAGTTATCCGACCATGTAACAAGCAGACGATTCCTCCTCATACTCATAATAACATGCCTTGTACTTGGGGTTGCGGCTGCAAACGGTGTCACCGATTATTATAATGCTCTTGAAAATTATAAAAACGGAGAAGGCGGCGATCTTTTCATGCCGTCAATACTCTACGTATTTAATAAAATAACTAATTCAGTAGGTCTTGAGGGTCTTGGCGCGATCATAGGAATTGCAATAGGTTTTGATCTTATAGCAGGCGAACGGGAAGGAAGATCTCTAAAGACCATACTCTCACAACCACTGTACAGGGACGAACTAATAAACGGCAAGGCGATCGGCGGAATAATCACGCTCACGATTATAACAATGGCGGGATTTCTGACAATTCTTGCATTATTCCTGATTATCAGTATTGTTCCAAACTTAGAGGAAATCTTTCTGATTGGAATTATATGGCTTTTAACTCTTCTTTATATGACAACCTTTTTTTCAATGGCGCTAATGTCTTCAGTATTGGCAAAGAGCAGCAGCAGCAGTGCCCTCATCATCTCCCTGATCATCCTGTTTATACTGTTGTACATAATTCCTGTCGGAGGAGGCGGATTAGGAACATATTTACTCGGAACTGAACCGACAGATATGGGTTATGAATCCGATTCACAATTGCAGGAAGTGTACGAACAGAAAAAGTCGGATGTCAGGGATTTTTTCAATATGTTCTCCATAGATAGTGTCTACAATGAAATAGCCAGCCCCATCACGATGCCATCTCATTATGTAATTAACCAGCTTGGTTTTGAAGAATATTCATTAAATCCTGATATTGCAGAAGGAAGCAAAAAACCCTCGCTTCTGGGAATTATCGGTGATAAATGGATCAAGATTATTGTTTTTATCATGTGGCCTATTGTGTTCTTCGGTATTGCCTACGTGAAATTCATGCGTGTGGATCTGAGGTGA
- a CDS encoding ABC transporter ATP-binding protein: MIKTEKLTKEYNGKNAVDNLNLEVEDGEVFGFLGPNGAGKSTTILMLTGMIEPTSGTCTIEGVNVALNPLKGKEILGYLPEDVGFYRNLTGYENLDYLGKFYPIEKSEREDRIERLLKSVRLNGVTQKVGEYSRGMNQRLGLALALLNDPKVVILDEPTANLDPEGVLRYREIIKELEKEGKTVLICSHILSEVRAVCTTLGIISQGRLVAKGSVEEVEDELIRQSGTKQKIVIKSINPDLYTEIESIKNPDILEIERTDDSIEISVQTDIRPVLAEKLKDHCSGITEMYLDRPVLEDLFLKVYRRE; this comes from the coding sequence ATGATAAAAACTGAAAAGCTTACCAAAGAATACAATGGAAAAAATGCAGTCGACAACCTGAATCTCGAAGTAGAAGACGGAGAAGTATTCGGGTTCCTCGGTCCTAACGGGGCGGGGAAAAGCACGACCATCCTAATGCTTACGGGAATGATCGAACCCACATCCGGCACATGCACGATAGAAGGGGTCAATGTCGCATTAAACCCTCTAAAAGGAAAGGAGATCCTCGGCTATCTCCCTGAAGATGTCGGATTCTATAGGAATCTCACCGGGTATGAGAATCTCGACTACCTCGGAAAATTCTACCCGATTGAAAAAAGCGAGAGGGAAGATCGGATCGAGAGACTCTTAAAAAGCGTCAGGTTGAACGGGGTCACTCAGAAAGTCGGCGAATATTCAAGAGGAATGAACCAGAGGCTCGGGCTCGCCCTTGCACTTTTAAACGACCCGAAAGTAGTGATCCTCGACGAACCAACCGCTAACCTTGACCCGGAGGGTGTTCTGAGGTACAGGGAGATCATAAAAGAGCTTGAAAAGGAGGGGAAAACCGTCCTTATATGCTCGCATATTCTTTCAGAAGTCCGGGCGGTATGTACTACTCTCGGAATAATCTCACAGGGAAGACTTGTTGCAAAGGGATCTGTCGAAGAAGTCGAAGACGAACTCATCAGGCAGAGCGGCACAAAGCAGAAAATCGTTATCAAATCCATAAACCCTGACCTTTACACTGAAATTGAGTCGATTAAAAATCCCGACATTCTTGAGATCGAAAGGACAGATGACAGCATAGAGATATCAGTCCAAACAGACATCCGGCCTGTCCTTGCAGAAAAACTGAAAGATCACTGCTCGGGGATAACTGAGATGTATCTTGACCGGCCGGTACTTGAAGACTTATTCCTCAAGGTTTACAGGAGGGAATAG
- a CDS encoding RNB domain-containing ribonuclease: MSSRVNLEAIAYETMERYGFNPFYPATVIRETDSIEKDEREYNTNSPGIKDLRRLMWSSIDNYDSMDLDQIEYCERGENGEINVKVAIADVDIFVHKNSETDRFAAFNGTSVYTGVKTFPMLPDRLSKGISSLLPDDWHSAIVIEYAVLLDGSVRYGELYRALVANSAKLIYEEVGDWLEGTGPAPGNFAEIPGLAKQVKLQYEAAKRLKEFRRRSGSLELETPEAEVVMNGNQVAEIVEQKQNSARNLIEEFMVAANKTITAFLEKAGIPMIHRIVRTPKHWDGIVFTAMELGEKLPSEPDGKALSKFLIRQRESDPDRFPDLSLTIVKLMGAGEYVAFRPGKEPVGHFALAVKDYTHGTAPNRRYVDLVIQRLVKSVLDGRKSPYKYRELDELSDWLSERDQMAKKAERFMLKAAAGVLLQKSVGRIFDAMVTGASQKGTYVRILDPPVEGKVVQGGEKLYVGEKVQVRLLSTSPEKGYIDFEYIGGRR; the protein is encoded by the coding sequence ATGAGCAGCAGGGTCAATCTTGAAGCAATTGCATACGAAACAATGGAGAGATACGGGTTCAATCCGTTCTATCCCGCAACGGTGATAAGGGAGACCGATTCGATCGAAAAAGATGAACGTGAATACAATACAAACAGTCCCGGAATAAAAGATCTGAGACGCCTGATGTGGTCCTCGATCGACAACTACGACTCGATGGACCTCGACCAGATAGAATACTGCGAGAGAGGAGAAAACGGCGAGATCAATGTAAAGGTCGCGATCGCGGACGTCGACATTTTTGTTCATAAGAACTCGGAGACCGACAGATTCGCGGCATTCAACGGAACTTCGGTCTATACGGGAGTAAAAACGTTCCCGATGCTTCCCGACAGGCTCTCGAAAGGGATCTCGTCCCTTCTCCCCGACGACTGGCACTCCGCAATAGTAATAGAATACGCGGTCCTCCTCGACGGCTCGGTGAGATACGGGGAACTCTACAGGGCGCTTGTGGCAAACAGCGCCAAATTAATTTATGAAGAAGTCGGCGACTGGCTCGAAGGGACCGGACCGGCGCCGGGGAATTTTGCAGAGATCCCGGGCCTGGCAAAGCAGGTGAAACTCCAGTACGAGGCGGCAAAGCGGCTGAAGGAATTCCGGAGAAGGAGCGGTTCTCTTGAACTGGAGACGCCGGAGGCCGAGGTTGTTATGAACGGAAACCAGGTGGCGGAGATAGTGGAGCAGAAACAGAACTCCGCCCGCAACCTGATCGAGGAGTTCATGGTCGCGGCCAACAAGACCATAACCGCATTTCTTGAGAAGGCGGGAATCCCGATGATCCACCGGATTGTAAGGACACCCAAACACTGGGACGGGATCGTATTCACCGCGATGGAACTCGGCGAAAAACTCCCGAGCGAACCCGACGGAAAGGCACTGTCGAAGTTTCTCATCCGGCAGAGGGAAAGCGATCCCGACCGGTTCCCCGATCTTTCGCTTACGATCGTCAAACTCATGGGAGCAGGTGAATACGTCGCCTTCAGGCCGGGAAAAGAGCCGGTCGGCCATTTTGCTCTTGCGGTAAAGGACTACACCCACGGAACCGCCCCGAACAGGCGCTATGTCGATCTCGTCATCCAGAGACTCGTCAAATCCGTTCTCGACGGAAGAAAGAGCCCTTACAAATACAGGGAGCTCGACGAGCTCTCCGACTGGCTCTCGGAGAGGGACCAGATGGCAAAGAAAGCCGAGAGATTCATGCTTAAAGCTGCGGCAGGAGTTCTTCTCCAGAAAAGTGTTGGCAGGATCTTCGATGCGATGGTTACCGGTGCATCACAGAAAGGGACATACGTACGTATCCTCGATCCGCCTGTCGAAGGAAAGGTGGTTCAGGGCGGAGAGAAACTCTACGTCGGCGAGAAGGTGCAGGTCCGCCTGCTCTCCACCAGCCCGGAGAAAGGGTATATAGACTTCGAGTATATCGGCGGCAGGAGATAG
- a CDS encoding MIP/aquaporin family protein, with the protein MVSLFKRSVAELIGTLLLVYFGAGAAAMTLMLVEGEETPNVFNIGIGLLGGLGDWLAIGLAFGITVMAVIYMFGRVSGAHINPAVSIGLWVKGLFPTKDMVAYVVAQFIGALAGSILFALSVGPEAITVGGLGATAPFTGITVWEALLAEIIGTFLLMTIIMGAAVDEKAPPGFAGLAIGLTVAGIITTIGNISGASINPARSFGPMIADLLFGGPNVVGVYWIYVAGPIIGAVLAVFLYSWIVKEDEPAGKAA; encoded by the coding sequence ATGGTATCGCTTTTTAAGCGTTCGGTCGCCGAACTGATCGGGACTCTGCTCCTGGTCTATTTTGGTGCGGGTGCGGCGGCGATGACCCTGATGCTGGTCGAAGGAGAAGAGACTCCCAATGTCTTCAATATCGGCATTGGTCTGTTGGGTGGACTTGGCGACTGGCTCGCCATAGGACTTGCATTCGGTATCACCGTGATGGCGGTGATCTATATGTTCGGCAGGGTCTCGGGTGCACATATCAACCCGGCGGTGTCGATCGGCCTCTGGGTGAAGGGCCTATTTCCTACAAAGGATATGGTCGCATATGTCGTCGCACAGTTCATAGGTGCCCTTGCGGGGAGCATCCTTTTCGCACTGTCTGTCGGCCCCGAAGCGATTACTGTGGGCGGCCTGGGTGCAACCGCTCCGTTCACCGGCATAACTGTCTGGGAGGCCCTCCTTGCAGAGATCATCGGGACATTCCTTCTAATGACCATTATCATGGGAGCGGCTGTCGATGAAAAAGCACCGCCGGGATTCGCCGGTCTTGCAATCGGGCTTACGGTCGCAGGAATCATCACGACGATCGGCAATATCTCAGGTGCATCAATCAATCCCGCACGTTCGTTCGGACCGATGATTGCGGATCTGCTCTTTGGCGGCCCTAATGTCGTCGGGGTGTACTGGATCTATGTCGCAGGACCGATCATTGGAGCAGTCCTCGCGGTGTTCCTGTATTCCTGGATTGTAAAGGAAGACGAACCGGCAGGGAAAGCTGCATGA
- the tsaA gene encoding tRNA (N6-threonylcarbamoyladenosine(37)-N6)-methyltransferase TrmO, with the protein MNTNTENDMPGDLPEYREFVIRSVGIVRNSVEKPFLVADKNGLEMQGGNDENVSQIRSRRDEISEIIVDEKYEELLEGVEDYSHLVVLFWGHEVTNEGRNLKKIHPMGRKDYPEKGIFCTCSPARPNPVLVTVVKLHARKGNILEVSGFDAIDKSPVIDIKPFVQDSLPKDGVKTAWWMEELHKEIDEKRKS; encoded by the coding sequence ATGAATACCAATACAGAGAATGACATGCCGGGAGATCTCCCGGAGTACAGGGAATTTGTTATCCGGTCGGTTGGAATCGTCAGGAACAGTGTGGAAAAGCCCTTTCTTGTTGCCGATAAGAACGGCCTTGAGATGCAGGGCGGAAATGATGAGAATGTCTCGCAGATCCGGAGCAGGAGGGACGAGATCTCAGAGATAATCGTCGATGAAAAGTACGAAGAACTCCTTGAAGGAGTCGAGGATTATTCGCATCTCGTCGTTCTCTTCTGGGGCCATGAGGTGACGAATGAGGGACGGAATCTTAAGAAGATACACCCGATGGGAAGAAAGGACTACCCGGAGAAAGGTATATTCTGCACGTGCAGTCCTGCGAGGCCCAATCCAGTTCTGGTGACCGTCGTGAAACTCCATGCCAGGAAGGGAAACATCCTCGAGGTCTCGGGCTTCGATGCGATCGACAAGAGTCCGGTGATCGATATCAAGCCCTTCGTGCAGGATTCCCTCCCTAAGGACGGCGTGAAGACCGCCTGGTGGATGGAGGAGCTTCACAAAGAGATCGATGAAAAGAGAAAAAGTTGA